In the genome of Amaranthus tricolor cultivar Red isolate AtriRed21 chromosome 15, ASM2621246v1, whole genome shotgun sequence, one region contains:
- the LOC130800967 gene encoding uncharacterized protein LOC130800967 codes for MESATRISFDQTQNLGSVYYIHPSDHSTLKLVTMPFNGTRFADWKRSIVISLVSKNKLAFVDGSLPKLEDNSSDLKAWERCNTMVIGWILTSLERTVAKNVMYYNTTRDVWINLEDKFGQSSSTQLYHIQEDLASLTQSGSNIAEYYTKAKALWDELDNVDPLFICSCNGCKCDTAKTICSSKKIKESSIS; via the coding sequence ATGGAGTCTGCTACACGGATTTCTTTTGATCAAACTCAAAATCTTGGTAGTGTATATTACATACATCCGTCCGATCATTCTACTTTAAAACTTGTCACTATGCCTTTTAATGGAACCAGATTTGCTGATTGGAAAAGGTCTATTGTTATTAGCCTTGTTTCCAAGAATAAATTGGCATTTGTTGATGGTAGTTTGCCAAAACTAGAAGATAATTCATCAGATCTTAAAGCATGGGAGAGATGTAATACAATGGTGATAGGTTGGATTCTGACTTCTTTAGAAAGAACAGTTgctaaaaatgtgatgtattaTAACACTACTAGGGATGTATGGATCAATCTTGAGGACAAATTTGGACAATCTTCCTCTACGCAACTTTATCATATTCAAGAAGATCTAGCTTCTCTCACTCAGTCCGGATCGAATATTGCAGAATATTATACTAAGGCAAAAGCACTATGGGATGAACTAGACAATGTAGATCCTTTGTTCATATGTTCTTGTAATGGATGCAAATGTGACACAGCGAAAACAATTTGCAGCAGCAAGAAAATCAAAGAATCATCAATTTCTTGA
- the LOC130800968 gene encoding protein MIZU-KUSSEI 1-like, protein MGIDSTFSWSGRLRRGGCKRVANGGVNFRTTIVKIDFLRRILLGFYTMYRPPTTATLPITTKKRLSTSLRDDIIFDSFDNPQDFPSCSSPDSTTGDTETLITQFVPPRFSKFMVTCTFFGHREGHHVFFCLQTSCHSSRPSLLLELPMSSRKLVKEMGYGVLRIALESKSSELGSCPLHLVPVWTLFCNGRRLGFATRRKAKTDIKEFLKKMQDINMGAGLIYGEGERQEIMYMRGNFEWVIGGADSESFHMINEDDESSGQELSVFLLRSA, encoded by the exons ATGGGGATTGACTCCACCTTCAGTTGGAGTGGTCGACTACGTAGAGGGGGGTGTAAGAGGGTGGCTAATGGTGGAGT AAATTTCAGAACAACAATAGTGAAAATCGATTTCCTCCGTCGCATCCTCCTTGGTTTCTACACCATGTACCGCCCGCCCACCACCGCAACACTACCAATAACCACCAAGAAACGCCTCAGCACCTCTCTGAGAGACGATATCATCTTCGATTCCTTCGATAATCCTCAAGATTTCCCCTCTTGCTCCTCCCCTGATTCCACCACCGGTGATACCGAAACCCTAATCACCCAATTTGTACCACCACGGTTTTCTAAATTCATGGTTACCTGCACCTTTTTTGGCCACCGCGAGGGTCACCACGTCTTTTTCTGTCTCCAAACCAGTTGTCACTCATCGAGACCTTCTCTTCTTCTAGAACTCCCCATGTCTAGTCGAAAGCTTGTTAAAGAAATGGGTTATGGAGTCCTTCGAATTGCGTTGGAAAGTAAGAGTTCTGAGTTGGGTTCTTGCCCTCTGCATTTAGTCCCTGTTTGGACTCTGTTTTGTAATGGCCGAAGACTAGGGTTTGCTACTCGTCGTAAGGCGAAAACTGATATTAAAGAGTTCCTGAAGAAGATGCAGGATATTAACATGGGTGCTGGCCTAATCTATGGTGAAGGAGAAAGACAAGAAATCATGTACATGAGGGGTAATTTTGAATGGGTGATTGGGGGTGCTGATTCTGAGTCATTTCATATGATTAATGAGGATGATGAATCTTCTGGTCAAGAACTGAGTGTTTTCTTGCTTAGATCTgcttaa